CCAGAGCCCCGGGCGGCGGGCGAGCACGTAGGCCGCCATGAAGCAGAAGAGGATATTGCCGGCCGTGACCACCAGCGCGACGAAAGCCGAATTGAAGAGGTACCGGCCGATGCGGCCGGAGGCGAACAGGTCGGCGAAATTGCGGAATGTCACATCGGACGTGAAGAGGTCGGCAAGCCCCACGCCGGCGCCGGGCGACATCACCGCCACCCGGAACATCCACACGAGGGGGAACACCATCACCGCCAGGATGACGCCGAGCACCGCGTAGCGGACGGCGGACGCGGCTCTCCGGGCTACCACAGCGGCTGCCTCCGCCGCAGGAGCGCGAACTGCACCACGGAGAAGACCGCGATGATGAGGAACAGGAGGTAGGCGGCGGCCGAGGCGTAACCGAAGCGGAAGGCGGTGGTCAGCCCGGCGTCATAGATGAAGTATACCATTGAGGCGGTGTCGAACTTGCCCTTGGTCATGACGAAAATCTCGACGAAGACCTGGAACGACTTGATCGAGTTGATGACGACGATGAAGAGCGCGACCGGGCGGAGCAGGGGGAGGGTGATGGAGAAGAACTGGCGCGCGCGGCCGGCCCCCTGGATGCGGGCAGCCTCGTACAACTCGTCGGGAATCGACTTCAGGCCGGCGAGAAAGATGAGCATGTAGTACCCGACCGCCATCCAGACATCCATCGCCATGATGGAGGCGAGCGCGGTCTTGTCGCTGAATAGGAAACCGTGCTCCGGCGCCGGCAGGCCGACCATCGCGGCGAGGGCGGCGATATACCCTCCCCGTTGGTAGAGGTTGGTGAAAATCAGGGCGACGACAACCATGGAGGTGATCGAGGGAATAAAATAGCCGGCGCGGAAGAGGCCGCGTCCGGGAAACTGCCGGTTCACCAGGAGAGCGAGGCCGAGCGCGATGACGGTGGTGACGGGCACGGTCCCGAGGACAAAGATGAAAGTGTTCTCCACCGCGGCGAGGAAGCTCTCGTCGGCCAGCAGGCTCCGGTAATTGGCCAAGCCAATCCAGCGCCAGGCCGGGGCGAGGAGACGGTAGTCGGTGAACCCCATCACCAGCGAGTACACCAGGGGAAACAGCCAGAACACCGCGAAGCTGAGAATCCAGGGGGACAGGAGGAGCAGGGCGGTGAGCCGCGAGCGCCTCATTTGAGCCCCTTCAACTCCTCGATCTTGTACCGGGCCTCCAGCAGCGGCACGGCCACCAGGTGCGACCCGAAGAGCGCCTCCTCCACGGCTTTCTCGAGAATGTCCTCGATATAAACCCAGTCGGGATCGACCGGCGGATGCTGGGCGGACTTGAGGGCTGCGATGAAGGTCTGCAGGTGGGGGTTGGAGGCGAAATAGGGATCCCTTTGGGCCTCGCGGCTCGAGGGGTTGGCCGAACGGTTGGCCCGGCAGAAACGGACCTGGTTGACCGGGGAGGTGACGAAGCGGATCAGCCTCAGGGCAGCCTCCTTCACGTCGGAGTCGGCGCTCACGGCCAGGAACTCGCCGCCGAGGAACGAGCGCCCGGGGAATTTCGGGCCGGGGATCAGCGTCGATATCAAGTTGATTCGCCGGTTCTCCAGCTCGATCCGCTTGAGCAGCCAGTCCCCGGAAATGATGAACCCGATGCGTCCGTCGAGGAAGGCGTCCTCGATACCGCGCTGGGTGTCGACATAGCCGGCGGAGTCGTGCAATTGCTGGTAGGTCCGGAGGGCACTGACGGCGCGCGAGGAGGCCACCACGCACATCCGGCCGTCATCGGAAAACAACTGGGCGCCTGCCGACCAGAAAAACGGCAGGTACTTCTTATAGAGGCGGTGCTTTTCGGCCGTGTTGGACCCCCAACCGTAGAAGTTGGGGCCGAGCGCCCGGACTTTCTTCGCCGCCTCCGTCAGTTGCGGCCAGTTGACCGGGTAGAAGGCAGTGTCGTAGCCGGCGCGGGTGATCAGGTCGCGGTTGCCGAAGAGGACGCGGGTGCCGAGAATCCAGGGCCAGGCATACAGCCCGCCGCGGTCAGCGGCCATGCTCCAGCCATCGTACCCGGCGGTGTCGCCGGCGACCAGGCCGGAAAGATCGGCGAGCCGCCCGTTGGCGGCGAACTGGGCGATCCAGTCGGAGCCGAGTTCCACCACGTCCGGGGCCGTGCCCGAGGAGAAAGCCAGGACGATTTTCTCGTGGCCGTTCGCCCAGGTGAGATCGGTCAGGCGCACTTTGATGTCGGGGTTGGCCTGTTCAAACTCGGCCACCATTTGTTCGATGACCGGTTTGATGGCCGGGTCGGTCCAGAACTGCCACCATTCCACCGTGGCGGCGCGGGCCGGGCCGGCCAGAAGGAGCGCGGCCGCAAGGATCGTCGCACGTATTCTCATCCACCTACCTCTGCATCCAGACACGTCGTCTCGCAGCGGCATGAAACGGATCGCCGGCGTCCCCGGTCAACCAAAATAATCTTTTAGTTGTTTCGACGCAGGCGGAGGTCTTTCCATGTGCCGTGAACATGGCGGCAGTTCCACTCATCGCTGCGGCCGCCGATCCGCCCTGGTTCGACGCCTCCACGAGCGTGACCCTGGTGGCGGCGGCGGTCGCCATCGTCATCGTGCTTTATACGACCTACCACCGGAAAAGCCGCGCCCGGTACCGGATGCGCGAGATCGCGGGCCTCCGGGCGATCGAGGAGGCGGTGGGGCGGGCCACCGAGATGGCCCGGCCCATTCTCTACACGCCGGGATGGGGGGGAGACATCCAGCGCCCCACCACCATCGCCTCGCTGAACATCCTCAGCCACGTGGCCGAGAAGGCGGCCCAGTACGACTGCCGGCTGGTGTTTCCCACCCACGATCCGGTCATCATGGCGGTGGCGCAGGAGGTCATGCGCGAGAGCTGCGCCCGGGCGGGATTTCCCGACCGTTTCCGCGAAGACAGCGCCTCGTATGTCAGTTCGTCGCAGTTCGGATACGCGGCCGCCGTCGAGGGGCAGATCAGCCGGCTGAAACCGGCCTCGGTGTTCCTCCTGGGGACGTTCGAGGCCGAGTCACTGATTCTGGCGGAGACGGCCAACATCAACAAGAGCATCCAGATCGCCGGCACCGACTCCACCATCCAACTGGCCTTCTTCATCGTGGCCTGCGACTACGTTCTGATCGGCGAGGAGCTGTTCGCGGCCTCGGGCTACCTCTCGGAGGATCCCTCCATCATCGCCTCCGTCCGGGCTCAGGACATTCTGAAGGTGCTCATCGTAGTGCTGCTCATTGCGGCGGTGGTCTGGGCGACCTTCGCCCCGGACAGCACGTGGTGGAGGCTGTAGATGGGACGGCGGCTTCCCCAGTTTATCGTGCTGGTGTTCGGCGCAGTCATGTTCCTCCAGTACTTCTCCGATGCGCCGGCGGCCCGGAGCATCAACTCCGCGGTGCTCGTCGATTACTGGCAGATTATTTTCGCCTTCACGCTGCTGGTGGGGGTGGTGAGTTATGTGCGGACGGCCACGGCCGGGATTGGACGCGCGGCCGATTGGCCCTACCGCGCGGTGTCGCTGGCGGGCGTCGCGCTCATGCCGGTGCTGGCGGTTTTGTGGGGAATCCGGGCCGAGTCCCCCTTCATGTGGGTCTTTGAGAATGTCCAGGTGCCTATGCAGGCGACTGTGTTTGCGCTCCTTGCGTTTTTCGTCGCCTCGGCCTCGTACCGCGGGTTCCGGGCGCGATCGGCGCCGGCGGCTGTGCTCCTGGCGGCCGCGTTCCTGACGATTCTCACCCGCTCGGCGCTCGGGGATTGGTACCCCGACTGGGTGAACCGGGTCGCTGAGTGGGTGCGCGATGTACCCTCGATGGCGGCGCGGCGGGCGATTCTCATCGGCATCGGCCTCGGGTCGCTCACCACCTCGCTGCGCGTGATTCTGGGGATCGAACGCACCTGGCTGGGGAGAGGCGGAAGATGAAGCTGGAATCGCGCCACTGGATCTTCCTCGGTCTCGGGGCGGCCGTGGTCGCGGCCATGGCGCTGCAGGTCAATCTGCAGGTGCCGGCCTCCGACGATACGCTCGGGATGCACCGGTTCATCGAGGAGGTGCCGGCCGGGTCGACGATCATCGTGTCGTTCGACCACGAGGCCTCCTCGCTCCCGGAAATCCGGCCCCTGGCGCTGGCGGTGCTCCGGCATGCCTTCTCGCGCAACCTGAAGATTGTCGGCACCGCCCTACTGGCCGAGGGGACGGGGGTCGGCTACCGCCTGGTGCAGCAGACGGCCCGGGAGTATGACAAGCGCTACGGCGAGGACTGGGTGTACCTCGGGTTCAAGCCGCAGTATATCGCGGCGATTCTCTCGATGGGGGAGTCGTTCGCGAAGACCTGGCCGGAGGATTACCTCGGGCGGCCGTATACGGACCTTCCGATGCTGGCGGAGATCGAGACCTATGGTCAGATCGCCGGAGTCGTGTCGGTGGCCGACGGGTCGCTGACGACCCACTGGATCGAGTACGCGGCCAGCCGCTACCGCGTGCGGGTGGCGGCGGCGGTGACGGCCGCGATGGTGACCACCTATGATCCGTACCTGGCCTCGGGGCAATTGCAGGCCATGGTCGGCGGGCTGCGCGGGGCGGCCGAGTACGAACAGCTCATCGCGCGCGGTGGCGGGGGAGAGCGGGGGATGCTGGCCCAGACGGTCTCGCACCTCTACGTGGTCGCGCTCATCGTCGTCGGGAACCTTGTCTTCTTTGCGACCCGGCGGCGGGAGAAAGGAGGGGGCGGCTGATGGATTGGGGCACGGCGGTCGCGGGCGCGCTCACGCTGGCGATCCTGAGTTTCCTGTACCGCGACAATCCGGTCTACCGGATGGCGGAGTCGCTTTTGATCGGGGTGGCGATCGGGTACTTCCTCGTGATCACGTGGACCAACACGCTCATGGACCTGCTCGTGCGGCCGCTGTTCGGGGACGGGCGGCTCGGCCTGATCGCGCCGCTCGTGTTCGGGCTGCTCATGTTCGGGCGGTTCCACCCGAGCACCAAATCCTGGTCGCGGCTGTCGATGGCGGTGCTGATCGGCTCCGGAGCGGGCGTGGCCATACCCGTGATGCTCGAGGCCCGGACGCTCAAGCAGATGTCGGCCACGGTGATGCCGCTGGTCGGCCCGACCGGGATGCCCAACTGGTCGGCGATCGTGGTCATGGTCGGAGTCGTGACCACCCTCTCGTATTTCTATTTCAGCCGGGAACACAAAGGGGCGCTGGGGCGGTCGGCGAAGATCGGGGTGTACTTCCTGATGATCTTCTTCGGGACCACCTTCGGCTACACGGTCATGTCGCGGATGTCGACGTTTATCGGGCGGGTGGAATTCCTCCTCAGCGACTTCCTCCGCCTGACCAGCTGACGGGGGCCGGATGCGCTGTCCCCGCTGCCAGGCGACGATGAAGGAACTGAAACGGACGTTCCACAAGCAGCGCAAGTGGGTGTGTCCAAAGTGCGGACGTGTGCGCTTCCAGCGGCGGCCGGCCGACCGCCGGCCTCCCTCCGGCGACCGCTGAAGCGGCGCGCGGGCCGGTCGCCCCGGGCCGCAACCGGCCGCGGGCGGCAACGTACCACACTTGGCAGCCGGCCCAAAGGAGCGGAAACGGAACCGTGGAAATACGCATCGGCACATCGGGATTCAGCTTCGAGGATTGGAGAGGCAGCTTCTATCCGGAGACGATCGACAAGGGGAAAATGCTGGACTACTACGTGGAGCGGTTCTCGACCGTCGAGATCAACTCCACCTACTACCGTATCCCGCACCCGGCGGTGATGAGAAATCTGGCGAAGAAGGCGCCCGAGGGATTCGACTTTGTGGTGAAACTGCCGCAGTCGGTCACGCACCGGCGGCAGGACATCGAGGAGGATCTCCGGCAGTTCCTGCAGGCGGTCGAGCCGATGGAGGCGTCGGGGAAGCTGTCCGGCCTGCTGGCCCAGTTTCCCTATTCGTTCCGGTTCAGCCCGGACAGCCTGGACTACCTGGGCGCGCTCCGGGCCGCCCTCGCCCCCCGGCCGCTGTTCACCGAGTTCCGCCACCGGAGTTGGGTGAACCGTACCATGTATGACCGCCTCCGGGCGGAAGGGATCGGCTACGTCTGCGTGGACGAACCGGAACTGCCCAACCTGATCAAGCCGGATCTGTTCACGACCGGGCCGACCGCCTACCTGCGGCTCCACGGCCGCAACGCCGAGTACTGGTGGGAGGGGGGAGCGCTGCGCTATGACTACCGCTACTCGCGCGAACAACTGGAGGAGTGGAAGCAGAAGATCGGCAAACTGGCGGCCAAGGGAGAGGCCGCGAAGCTGTATGTCTATTTCAACAACTGCCACCTGGGACAGGCGGCGGCCAACGCCGTCGAAATGAGAGAACTATTGGGGCTGTGAGGCCGCCGGGGACGGTTTTTTGGTTGACGCCGACCGGGCGGAATGCGTATCCAAAGCCATTGTGAGACCAGGAGAAGCGGATGCAGTTGACGCTCGATCATATTCGCAAGGAATTTGACGGCAAGGTGGCCGTCAACGATCTCTCGCTCGAAGTGCCCGAGGGGGTGATCTACGGCATCATCGGGCCCAACGGGGCGGGCAAGACAACGACCATCCGTATGGTCATGAATATCACCGTCCCGGACCGGGGGCGGGTGCTGGTCGACGGCCGCACGGCCGGTCCCGATTTCAACAACCGCGTCGGGTATCTTCCCGAAGAGCGGGGACTGTACAAGAAGATGACGCTCGAAGAGGTCATCCTCTACATGGCCGAGCTCAAAGGGGTCGGGCGGCGCGAGATGCTGCCGAAAATCGGCCCCTGGCTGGAGCGCATGAACCTGGCGGCCTACCGCCACCGCAAGGTCGAGGAGCTGTCCAAGGGAATGGCGCAGAAACTCCAGTTCGTCACCACCATCATCCACGAACCGGAAATCGTCATCCTCGACGAGCTGTTCTCCGGCCTCGACCCGATCAACATCGAACTGATCAAGGACATCCTCCTGGAGATCAAGCGCTCCGGCCGGACGATTCTCTTTTCGACCCACGTGATGGAACAGGCCGAGAAGCTGTGCGACCACGTGTGCATGATCGCGGGCGGGGAGAAGGTGCTCGACGGTCCCCTGGGCCGGGTGAAAGCGCAGTTCGGCGAGAACACGATCCAACTGGAAATCGAGGGGGACGCCCTCTTTGTGGGAGAGCTGCCGGGGGTCAGGAATGTCACCCAGTTCACCAATTACATCGAAATCGATCTGGGGGACGGAGCGCGGCCCAACGAGATTCTCCGGGCGGTGACCGACCGCGTGCCGGTGCGGCGGTTTCAGATAATCGAACCTTCCCTCTACAGCATCTTCATCCGCATGGCCCGGCCCGAATCGGACGCGGCCGCAGCCGGCGGGGAGGCCGCCCATGCGTAAATTCTGGGTCGTCTTCAAGCGCGAGTACGCGCAGGTGGTCAAGAAGAAATCGTTTCTCATCGGCGTGCTGCTCACGCCGGCGCTCATGGCCGGGTTCGTGGTGCTCCCGATGCTGCTGGCCGACCCGGGGCTGGACCGGCCCCAGTCGATCGCCATCATCGACCAGAGCAGCGCCGGATTCGGCGAGCGGCTCCAGGAGCGGCTGGTCGAGGTCAAGATCAAGGAAACCGAAGCCCCCCTGTATGACTTCCGCGGCTTTTTCACGGTCGCCCCCGGGGACGACCCGGGCTACCGGCGGGTGCTCGATTCGCTCACCGCGGCGATCAACGCCCAGGAACTCAAATACGTGGTGGTGATTCGGCCGAACCCCCAGTTGTCCGACACGGGTGTATTTGCGGTCACCAACGCCACCAATTTCACCATCCTCCAGACAATCGAGAATCACGCCTCGCAGCTTTTGTCGATGGAGCGGCTGCGGCAGTCCCACGTCAATGTGAGTGTCGATTCCGTTCTCGCCCTGACGCGCCGGCTGGATCTCCAGGTGCGGGACGCGAAGGGGGAGACGATGCCGTTCGAGTACAAGTATTTCGGCGCGCTCATCTTCGTCATGGTCATGTTCGGGATGATTCTCGGATACGGCCAGATGGTGATGCGGAGCGTGATCGACGAGAAGAACTCGCGCATCATGGAAGTCCTGATCTCCTCGGTCACCCCGTTCCAGCTTATGCTCGGGAAAGTGCTGGGGCTGGGGGCGGCGACCTTCACGCAGGCGGCGATCTGGGTGGCGCTCGGCGCCGTGCTGTATGCAAACAAGGCCGCGCTCAGCGTCGACAGCTCGATCGACCGGCTCCTGTTCAACCCGGTCATCGTGGTCTTCTTCGTGCTCTACCTGACGACCGGGTACCTGCTGTTCTCGACGCTCTTCGCGCTGGTCGGATCGATCGTCAATTCCGAGAAGGAAGCGCAGAATTTCGTGTTCCCGATCACCATGTCGCTCGTGCTGCCGGTCATGATCGGGATCCACGTCGTGCAGGAACCCAACTCGACGCTGTCGCTGGTGCTCTCGTACATTCCGTTTCTCACGCCCACGATGATGATGATGCGGATCATCTTCATCGCCCCGACCATGACCGAGTACTCGCTCTTCGGGGGAATCGTCGGCCAGGCGGTGCTCGGCTTCGTGCTGGTGTCGCTGACGACGGTGGCGGTGATCTGGCTGACGGCGAAGATATTCCGCGTGGGAATCCTGATGTACGGCAAGCGGCCGACGCTGCCGGAGATAGTCAAATGGGTGAGATACTAGCGGCAACCGACAGAGCGGAGACACCTGGGGAATGATCGTCAAGCGCACTACCCTGCCGAGCGTGCTGATCATGCTCGCCGCATTCGTGTTCTTCTCGGCCAACACCGTCTATTTCCTGGAGGCCGAGGACGGGCCGGGGCTTTCACCGCTCCAGCGCAACTACCAGTTCGATTTCTCGACCGTGCGGGAGGGACCGCGGCTCAACACCAAGGCGGCGATCCTGGTCGACTACGAAAACGGCCGGGTGCTCTATGCGAAAGAGGCCGACGAGGTCCGGCCGATCGCCTCGATCAGCAAGCTGGTGACCGCCATGGTCGTGCTCGACAAGGGGATTGACATGAGCCGGACCGAGACCATCACCCAGGAGGACGCGAAGGAATCGTCGCGCTCGCGCCTCCGCGTCGGGTACGAACTGACCATCCGGGATCTGCTCCACGCGGCGCTGATGAACTCGGACAACCGCGCCGCGCGGGCGCTCGCCCGCGTCACCTCCGGATCGTACGGCGATTTCGCCAAGGCGATGAACAAGAAAGCGCGCAAGCTCGGGCTGCGGAACACCTACTTCGTCGAGCCGACCGGTCTCTCGGAACAGAATGTTTCGACCGCGCACGAGGTCGCCAAGATTCTCCACTACGCCTACGACTATCCGCTCATAAGGGAGATTTCCAGCAAGGAGTCCTACCGGGTGCGGGTTCTGAACCGCAAGCACGCGAGCGTGAGCATGTCCAACACCAACGGCCTCATGCACTCGCAGTTCCGCGTGCTCTCGGGGAAAACGGGATATATCAGGGAATCGGACTACTGTCTGACGACCATGGTGCGCGACCGGACCGGCCGCCGTCTCACGGCGGTGGTGCTCGGCGTGCCGGGGGACAAGCTCCGCTTCCGGGAATGCCGGCGCCTGATCGAGTGGGGGTACAAATCCTGCGCCGATCTGGCCACCTGATGGGCCCCGGCGAATCCGGCTAAAACCGTTGCCATTTTTCGGTTAAGAGGTTATACTGGCGCCGGCGTATGACCCCTCGTCCCAACATACTGGTCGTTGGCGCCGGGTATGTCGGTCTGGCGACCGCCGTATTCCTCGCCGACAAGGGTTTCCCGACCACGGTGGTCGAGAAGAACAGCGCCCTGGTGGAGACGCTCCGCCGGGGGCGGCTCCATTTCCGCGAACGTCTGCTCGCCGAGCGGCTGCGGGAGGTGATCGGGGAACGCACCCTCATGGTGGCGGAGCCGGAGAAAGCGCTCTACCAGCGGGCC
The nucleotide sequence above comes from Candidatus Zixiibacteriota bacterium. Encoded proteins:
- a CDS encoding D-alanyl-D-alanine carboxypeptidase: MIVKRTTLPSVLIMLAAFVFFSANTVYFLEAEDGPGLSPLQRNYQFDFSTVREGPRLNTKAAILVDYENGRVLYAKEADEVRPIASISKLVTAMVVLDKGIDMSRTETITQEDAKESSRSRLRVGYELTIRDLLHAALMNSDNRAARALARVTSGSYGDFAKAMNKKARKLGLRNTYFVEPTGLSEQNVSTAHEVAKILHYAYDYPLIREISSKESYRVRVLNRKHASVSMSNTNGLMHSQFRVLSGKTGYIRESDYCLTTMVRDRTGRRLTAVVLGVPGDKLRFRECRRLIEWGYKSCADLAT
- a CDS encoding ATP-binding cassette domain-containing protein, whose product is MQLTLDHIRKEFDGKVAVNDLSLEVPEGVIYGIIGPNGAGKTTTIRMVMNITVPDRGRVLVDGRTAGPDFNNRVGYLPEERGLYKKMTLEEVILYMAELKGVGRREMLPKIGPWLERMNLAAYRHRKVEELSKGMAQKLQFVTTIIHEPEIVILDELFSGLDPINIELIKDILLEIKRSGRTILFSTHVMEQAEKLCDHVCMIAGGEKVLDGPLGRVKAQFGENTIQLEIEGDALFVGELPGVRNVTQFTNYIEIDLGDGARPNEILRAVTDRVPVRRFQIIEPSLYSIFIRMARPESDAAAAGGEAAHA
- a CDS encoding ABC transporter permease; its protein translation is MRKFWVVFKREYAQVVKKKSFLIGVLLTPALMAGFVVLPMLLADPGLDRPQSIAIIDQSSAGFGERLQERLVEVKIKETEAPLYDFRGFFTVAPGDDPGYRRVLDSLTAAINAQELKYVVVIRPNPQLSDTGVFAVTNATNFTILQTIENHASQLLSMERLRQSHVNVSVDSVLALTRRLDLQVRDAKGETMPFEYKYFGALIFVMVMFGMILGYGQMVMRSVIDEKNSRIMEVLISSVTPFQLMLGKVLGLGAATFTQAAIWVALGAVLYANKAALSVDSSIDRLLFNPVIVVFFVLYLTTGYLLFSTLFALVGSIVNSEKEAQNFVFPITMSLVLPVMIGIHVVQEPNSTLSLVLSYIPFLTPTMMMMRIIFIAPTMTEYSLFGGIVGQAVLGFVLVSLTTVAVIWLTAKIFRVGILMYGKRPTLPEIVKWVRY
- a CDS encoding sugar ABC transporter permease, whose amino-acid sequence is MRRSRLTALLLLSPWILSFAVFWLFPLVYSLVMGFTDYRLLAPAWRWIGLANYRSLLADESFLAAVENTFIFVLGTVPVTTVIALGLALLVNRQFPGRGLFRAGYFIPSITSMVVVALIFTNLYQRGGYIAALAAMVGLPAPEHGFLFSDKTALASIMAMDVWMAVGYYMLIFLAGLKSIPDELYEAARIQGAGRARQFFSITLPLLRPVALFIVVINSIKSFQVFVEIFVMTKGKFDTASMVYFIYDAGLTTAFRFGYASAAAYLLFLIIAVFSVVQFALLRRRQPLW
- a CDS encoding extracellular solute-binding protein produces the protein MRIRATILAAALLLAGPARAATVEWWQFWTDPAIKPVIEQMVAEFEQANPDIKVRLTDLTWANGHEKIVLAFSSGTAPDVVELGSDWIAQFAANGRLADLSGLVAGDTAGYDGWSMAADRGGLYAWPWILGTRVLFGNRDLITRAGYDTAFYPVNWPQLTEAAKKVRALGPNFYGWGSNTAEKHRLYKKYLPFFWSAGAQLFSDDGRMCVVASSRAVSALRTYQQLHDSAGYVDTQRGIEDAFLDGRIGFIISGDWLLKRIELENRRINLISTLIPGPKFPGRSFLGGEFLAVSADSDVKEAALRLIRFVTSPVNQVRFCRANRSANPSSREAQRDPYFASNPHLQTFIAALKSAQHPPVDPDWVYIEDILEKAVEEALFGSHLVAVPLLEARYKIEELKGLK
- a CDS encoding DUF72 domain-containing protein; the encoded protein is MEIRIGTSGFSFEDWRGSFYPETIDKGKMLDYYVERFSTVEINSTYYRIPHPAVMRNLAKKAPEGFDFVVKLPQSVTHRRQDIEEDLRQFLQAVEPMEASGKLSGLLAQFPYSFRFSPDSLDYLGALRAALAPRPLFTEFRHRSWVNRTMYDRLRAEGIGYVCVDEPELPNLIKPDLFTTGPTAYLRLHGRNAEYWWEGGALRYDYRYSREQLEEWKQKIGKLAAKGEAAKLYVYFNNCHLGQAAANAVEMRELLGL